AAAGGTTTTAATACACCTAAGTCTCTTTTTGCTTGGATCGAAGGGTTTTGTAAGTACAAAAAATCCATCACTTGCAATCCAAAAAATCAACCAAATTAATTTAACTATCCCGCCAGGGCAGAGTTTTTAATGTCGCCTACTTTGATTTTTTTACATGCCTCCACACCACCCATCCCCCTCCCACCACAATCACAGCCAAAACCGCGAGGTCGATGGTTTCGCTATATTTGATGACGGTGTTCCAGTTTTGCATGAGCTTGAACCCGACCCAGGCCAAAAATGTGTTCCATAAGCCGGCGCCGAGCAGGGTGTAGAGGCAAAATTTCCACAGTTTCATGCGACTCAATCCCGCGGGCAAGGAGATGAGATGCCTCACAATCGGAATGAATCGGCTGATGAAAATTGTGGGTTCGCCGTGGCGCTGAAAAAAGCGTTCGGTTTGGTGTAAATGCGTCTCGTTAAGTAAAAAATAGCGGCCATAGCGCTTGAGAAATGGATTCCCGCCGTAGAGGCCGATCCAATACGAGAGCATTGAGCCGATTAGACTTCCGGTTGTGCTGGCGAGAATCACGCCCAGCCATGTGAATTTTCCATCTGCGATTAAAAATCCGGCAAACGGCATCACGGCTTCGCTGGGCACGGGGAAAACCATGCTTTCCAGGATCATCAAGAGCGTCACGCCGGTATAACCTGCGATTTCGATGAATCGAGTAATGTGTTCGGCAAGAAATTCGGTGAGGCCCATGTGGGGAGTATAGCACGCACGGAGCGAAGCGCAGTGTTATTTGTCATCCTTCCGACTTGATCGGGGACCGGGTAATTAGGTGAGCGCATACTCACCCATAAAACAACCTTTATTTTTCGCTATAGAAAATGAGAAATTTTGAATTTTTTCCTGGATTTCCTGAGGTGATTCTTGGTAAAATTTAAGCGTTAATTTAACCTGTTATTTATGGAAAATTCAATTGCGAAAATTTCGGATCAAGCATTACTTAAACTCTGCGACAAATTTGGCAAACAAGCACTGTTTTGGCGTAGGAAATTTATCGGCCTTTTGCCTGAAGTGGATAAACGGCGGCTTTATGAAAAACGTGGATGTTCAAGTATTTTTGAATTTGCGGCCAAACTCGCGGGACTCTCTGCCGAGCAGGTGAGGGTGGTGCTGAGACTGGAAAAACGATTCGAAGATAAGCCGGTTTTAAAAAATCTTCTTGTGGAAGGCCGTGTGAGCGTAAATAAGTTGGCGCGCGTGGTTTCGATTGCGACGGTAGAGAATGAAAGTGAGTTGGCGGAAAAAATAAAAATTTTGTCACAAAAAGCGCTGGAAACGCTGGCGCGAGACGAGCGAATGGCATCTCAATGTGGTAGCGATCTTCAAAATCAAAATGGCTTAAATAAGCCAAAAATCGAACCAAGAAGTCTGCGCGCGCAGAACACACCGGGCACGCAGCCACGCATGAAGCGTAGCGGAATGCGCTTTCCCTTTCCCTGTATTTTGCATTTTTCTCTTTCCGACGAAGTTATCGCAACGCTCAATTGTCTTCACGCGCAAGGTCACGACGTTAATAAAATTCTTTTGGAACTTTTAAAACAACGAAAAGAAAAAATTGAACAAGAAAAAGAGACGATTGCTCAAAATGCACCAGAGATAGCCTCTCGCTACATTCCTGTTCGTGTGAAAGCCATCCTTAAGGAAGAGTATGGCCAAAAGTGTTCCATTCCAACGTGCCGAAAATCCGCCTGTAATATCCATCACTTGCAACGATTCGCGCTCGCGCATACGCATGATCCTCGTTACATGGCGCCGCTTTGCCGGGAACATCATCAGATTGCGCATGCCGTGGATCAGAAGTATCTGGAAATGCGATCGCCATGATTGGCTGAAATGCGGAAGAGAAGAGCTCACTTCGCTGGCGCTACGTGAGTAGTGCGCTAACTGCCAATCAAAACGCGTTGCTGTGAGACCCTCCGTTCGCCTTGCGGCTCACTACGTGTCTGCTTGTCGAACCACACATTCAAGGCTAAGCTCACGCATGGAGCGGAGTGCGCTCCCCTGAATTTTTTTTTAACCTCTACGCATGCCCGACATCGTGCTCGACATCAAGTCGCGCCTCAATATCGAAGATGTGGTTTCGCGCTATGTTCCGCTCAAGCGAACGGGCCGCAGTCTCAAGGCGTGCTGTCCGTTTCATGCGGAAAAAACGCCCAGTTTTGTGGTGAGCCCGGAGCGTCAACTCGCGTATTGTTTTGGCTGTCACAAGGGCGGGGATATGTTTGCGTTTATTCAGGAAATCGAAGGGCTCGACTTTAAAGGTGCGATTGATCTTTTGGCCGATATTGCGGGCATTGATAAGGCGATGTATCAGGAACATTTCAATGCGGCGCCAAAAATTTCCAAGGACCACAAAGTTGAGTTGTACGGCATCAATAATTCGGCGCGTGATTTTTATTCGAATTTTTTGTGGACCACCAAAGAGGGCAAAGACGTTCTCAATTATCTCGAGAAACGCGCTATCACGGCACAGACGATTCGTGATTTTGAGATCGGATTGTCGCCGGATTCCTTTGAGGCCACGTCAGCCGCACTTTTCCAAAAAAATCATTCCAAACAAGATCTCCTTGAGCTCGGTTTGCTCATTTCCAAAGATACGAATGGCGAAAAAACTCACGATCGATTCCGCGGAAGACTCATGTTTCCGATTTGGGACAATCAGGGACGGATTGTGGGGTTTGGTGGCCGGGCGCTTAAGCCGGATGACGAACCCAAGTATCTCAATTCGCCGGAATCGGTGATTTATCATAAAGGTGATACGATTTATGGCTACCATAAGGCAAAAGCCGCGATTCGAAAGGACGACCTTGTGATTGTGGTGGAAGGCTATATGGATCTTATCGCGTCCCATCAGGCCGGCATCACCAATGTGGTGGCGAGTTCAGGGACCGCGTTCACCCCCGAGCAATTTAAGGTGCTCACGCGCTTGACTAAGAATGTGGCGTTGTCGTTTGATACGGATCGAGCAGGGGAGGAGGCGCTCATGCGCGCGGTTTTGTTGGGCCAAACATTTAATTTGAACATGCGTGTGATTCGCGTACCGGATGGAAAAGATCCGGATGAGTGTATTAAAAAAGATCCCGAACTCTGGAAACAAGCGATTCAAACGGCCCCGAATTATCTCGATTATTATCTCAAGGAAGCGGGGAAACGATTCCCGATTCAAGACATTGAAGGCAAAAAACAGGCGTGTGCGTTCTTTTTGCCGTTGCTCAAACATGCGTCGTCATTGGAACAGGATCATTTTATTCGTGAATTGGGGTTTTTGCTTCAGACCGACCCCCAATTTATTTATGATGAGTTCAATCGGGTGAAAAAAATGCCGTCTTATGAAAAGTCTCCGGCACGAGAAACGTCCAAGACCAAAGCCTCCGGAATTCCGGCCAAAGCCACTTTCAGCCAAGCCGAGTATCTTTTGGGCTTGTTACTGCGGTTTCCTACTAAAGTGACGGTTGAGGCGGTTTCGCTCCCGGATGAGGTGTTTGACGAACGTACTAAAAAGATTTACAAACGGGTGGCTGATCTTTATAATAGCGCCGCTTTTAACGATGCCGTTTTGGTTCTTGGGGCGTTGGACGAAGAGGAAAAGAGGTATTTTGAGGCCATGATGATTTTTGCTGAAATGAGGAACGCAGAGCTATCGGATGACCTTCTTGCCGAGGAAATTCGGAAGGCTGCCAAGCAAACGCTTCTCGCCCGCAAAGAAAATGAAGCTGTGCGACTTATGCACGAAATTCGCGTGGCGCAGGACGAAAAAGATGTTGACCGTGAACGGGAATTGTTTCAAAAGTACTCTTGCTTGTATCAATCCTAAGACCTTATGGCTCGAACTCGAAAATTCATCTCGCATTTTACGGACGAAAAGCTCGCCAAATATCCGCCCGAAGTTCGTAAATTGGTGGAAAAAGGTCGCGAGCGCGGTTTTGTTACGCAACAGGAATTGTTGCAAGCGATTCCGAATATTGAAGAAGATGTGTTGCTTCTCGATGAGGTTTACACGTTATTTCTGGATTTGGGGGTGGATGTTTTGGATGTGAAAGATCATCTTATTTGGGATAAAACAAAGGAAGAAGAAGTGAAGCCGGAAAAAGGGAAAGGGAAGAAGGGGAAAAAAGAAAAAGCGGGAACAGAAAAGGAAGAAAAAGAGGGAGACGTGGGGGATGAAGAATTGGAAAAGGAGGAAGCGTTGACTTCCGAGGAAGTGGATAAAAAAGCGCGCAAAGAAGTGGAACTTTCCGAAATTGCCAATGATTCGATCCGCATGTATTTGTGTGAAATCGGGAAAGTGGATTTGTTGAATGCCAAGGAAGAGGCGGATTTGGCTCGTCGCATCAAGCGCGGGGATCAATCTGCCAAAAAACAGTTGGCGGAAGCCAATTTGCGCTTAGTGGTGAGCATTGCGAAAAAATACATTGGTCGAGGGTTGTCGTTCCTCGATTTGATTCAAGAAGGAAATATTGGTTTGTTCCGCGCGGTAGAGAAATTTGATCCGGATCGCGGGTTTAAATTTTCCACGTATGCGACGTGGTGGATTCGTCAGGCCATCACTCGCGCCATTGCGGATCAGGCGCGCACCATTCGCATCCCGGTGCACATGGTGGAAACCATCAACAAACTCACGCATACGCAACGTCGTTTGGTTCAAGAGTTGGGTCGTGAACCGTTGGTGGAAGAGTTGGCGGTTGAAATGGCCATGGACATCAAGAAAGTGCGTCATATTCTTAAGATTTCTCAGGATATTGTGTCCTTAGAGGCTCCGGTGGGTTCCGAGGAAGACAGCAAGCTCGGGGATTTTATCGAAGACAGCGATTCGTTGTCTCCTGCGGATCTTACCAATCGCAACATCATCAAGGAAAATATACGTGTGATGCTTCAATATCTCTCGCCTCGTGAAAGGAAGATCATTGAAATGCGTTTTGGTTTGAAAGATGGGATCGGGCATACGTTGGAAGAAGTGGGACAGGAATTCGGAGTCACTCGCGAACGTATTCGTCAGATTGAGGCCAAGGTTTTACAAAAACTCAAAGAACATCCGACCAGTATTAAAATTCGTCTTTAATTTAATCCTTTAATTTTTCTTCAATGACTTCCACAAAAAAAACCGCAGTTGATCCTAAAGTGATTACAAAAAGCGCGGGCCCGGCCGTTCCGCTTCCTCCGCCGCTTCAAACCGATGATGACAAGGCCACGTTTGTGACCAAAGACGGTTTGAAACAGATTCAAGATGAATTGGATGAGTTGAGAGATGTGCGTCGCCGAGAAGTGGCGGGTCGTTTGCAAGAAGCCATCAGTTACGGGGATCTTTCCGAGAATTCCGAGTACGAAGAAGCCAAAAATGAACAGGCGTTTGTGGAGGGCCGCATTTTGGAATTGGAAGAAAAAATTAAACATGCCAAGATCATCACTCATAAACATGGGAAAGTGGTGGAATTGGGGAGTGTGGTTGGCATTAAACGTATCAAACCTCGCGAAGGCGAACGAGAAGAATTCACGATTGTGGGTTCCACGGAAGCGGATCCGCTCAATCAACGCATTTCCAATGAATCTCCGATCGGCGCTGCGGTGTTGGATCACAAAGTCGGAGATGAAGTCGAAGCGCGTACTCCGGGAGGCAAGGTAACGTACGAGATTGTGAGTTTGAAATAATTTATTTGTAAATCAATTTCGCAACAATCAGCGCTAAGACAAGGCTTGTTTCAAGTCCATTCATGACGATGATGGGCATTTCTTTGATTCCAACTCCATAGATAAAATAGAGCAAAAGGCCCACTAATAAGCTGAGCGTCCACGGTAACGAAATATCTTTCGTGGATTTTGTTTTCCACGCTTGGAAAACTTGTGGAGTTAAGGCTACGGAGATTATGAATCCTGATAAATATCCAATGAATTGAATGGGATCCATTTTTGGGTTGTTTTAAAAAACACTAACCTTAAAAGAGCTATTGAATGCGTGACAAAAACATCCATAGTCCTGGCTCGACACCGAAACCAAACCCATACACTCTTCTTTAAAGAAAGGGATATTTATTTGTATGTTATTAAGAAATTGCCAGTCTACAACATCGGGAGGAAGCATTACGTAAATAAGAAATGGGGCCGTAAGTATAAGCAAAATCGATACGGCATAAAATAATTTACGTTTATTGGTTTTTCGAAAAGCGATCATAAAAAAAACGGAAATCCATAACAGTGGAATTCCGTATAATTTTGGACGAGAATCGTAAAGTCTCGTAAAATCAAAAATAAAGAAAAATGATAATATGAAATACATTATGATTCCAATAATCCGGAAAATGTTTTCGCGATGATTGATCGATTTTTTCTCTTTTAAAAAAATATATATTTTATATACACAAAAAAGTACAACAAGGAGCAAAATAAATAGACCAACAAGACCTAAAAGTGAAATAAATCGATGCACACCGGTTGGTTGAGACAGAGCAGCTTCAGCCTCTGGACTAATAATAAGTTGACTTATATATATTCTATTCATCATGGTTATCTTTTCTTTTTTGGCAAATAGCTCTTCAATTTGTTGAGGCGTTTGTTTTCTTCAATGATTTTTGGCAAAACGACGTTGAAACGGTAGATGCATCGTCCCACATACGCCAAAAAGCTTAAAAAGAAGAGGACCAATAAAAATCGCATGCTGATGAAGGGGAGGTTTTCATAACGAATCCACAACAACACAAAACCCACGATTCCGAAGGCGCGCAAGTGGCCTCCCACGTGTGGCAACGTGAGTTTGAGGCTGGAGCGAAGCGGGTGACGGCGAATCCAGGATTCCAGATAAAAAGATCCGACAATCAACACGAGAAATAATACAAGGCACGGGATCATGTAACGAAACGACGATCCGGGAAAGCGATCAAAAAGATAAGAAAGACTGAAAAGTTTGCCGAGATTCATAAATTGGAATCGTTAGAGGGTAAAGGATTTTTGACTTTTTTATACAGGAAATGCGCGGTGACGACAAATAAAACAAAGGAAGTGATATACCCGATGCGTACGGGGCCGAATTGCAAGGTGTCGTCCCCTCGGAAAAATTCAATGATGAAACGAGACAGTGCATAGGCGTTGACCGCGAATAGGGTCCAGTTTTTTTCTTCCACTAAAAAAGGGCATTTTTTTTGAACGTATTTTTTGGTGGTGAGGATGAGCAAAATAGCGAGAAAAGAATATATTTGAGTGGGGTGAACCGGCACCGTGTATTTGACGTTGGTGCTTTCAAATGAGATGCCCCAGGGCAAAATGGTTTCATGTCCGTAGCCTTGGCCATCCATGAGTTGCCCGATATTTCCGATCATGATGCCCACGAAAAAGGGGATGATCATGGCATTGATCCAATCGCCGAGTTTTTCATGATTTAGACGACAGTGATAATAAAGAAAAAGTAAGGCTCCGATCACGCCTCCCCAAAAGGAAAAGCCCGGTGTCCAGAAAAAAATCACATGTTTTAAAAATCCTCCGATGGAGAGTGGACTGAAATAGCCCCAATTGGTGATAAAAAACGTGATTCGCGAGAACAGTATGATCCCGACCAATAAACTGAGGCTGTGCTCCAGGATGAGATTTAAATTGAGACGTTCGTATTTGGCTTTTTTAAGGAAAATTAAAGTGCCCAATATAAATCCGATAAGGCTGACGGCCCAGAGGGAAAGAATGGTGAACGGTCCGATTTCAAAGAGGATGGGGAGCATAAATCAAAAATTAAAAACCACCATTAAAGATAAAAAGAACGTGAGAACAATGAGAATGGGGTCGGCAAGGCGGCTTTTTATGAAAAATATAAGTTTGAGCGTTGCGGCTGAGTGAATGAGGAAAACAACAGGCAAAAGATACTTGAACAACACGGATTCTCCAAGGTCAAAAGGAATGCCGAGCACGGGTTGAAGGGGTATGTTTTTTGTGATGACATAATGTCCCAAGAAATAATATCCGAGATAAAAAAAGAGCAACCAACCGGTGAACACGCTGATTTCTTCCACAAGATAGAGATGTTTTTCATGGCGAATCACCAGGTTTTTTTCATGACGTAATCCTTGGACGGCTTTGATTTTGTGTTTGATGATTTTTTCTTGCGCGAAAAGATTTTTAACCGAATCGATGGCCACCCCGCGCGTTTCCTTTGGTGATTTGAACACCAGCCGAAGAGCGTCCCACCGTTTGTTTTTCACCACGCGTAACTCGGTTTTAAGCGGAGCGAGGTCCGGCGGATCTTTGAAATAATTTTCAATGGATTGAAGTGGGCCAACGAGAAAATTCAATGAACTTCCTTCGAGCTTTTTTTTGAGGAAAGCGGTTTTATTTTGGAGGTCGGCGATGAATCCCAATTTTGGGGCCATGGATTTATTGAGTTCCATCATCATTTTTTGGCTTTCCAATAAGATGGATTGGCGTTCTTGCCCGTGTTCTTGCGTTTCCAAAAACATTTCTTCTTCTTGGATTTTTTTGAGAAGGTCTTTGCACGTGTTGAGGATGTAATCGAGGTTGTTACTGGCTTTGATGCGCAGGAGTTTATCGATATAACCTTGGATGATTGATTTTTTTTCCGGAGAAAGTTTGGTTTCAAAGGTGGTGAGAATCGTTTTGATTCGATTTAAAATTTGGTCCACTTCATCGATCACGATTTTTTTTTGCGCAAGGAATTCAGGCGTTTCGACTTCGGCCTTGATGCCGGACGTGTCGAGCTCATGCGATTGGAGGTCGTATTGGTTTTTTAACGCTTCGATCCCGGAGGTGCGAAGGTTTTGTTTTTCTTGTTCCGTGGCAGAGGCCGGGGCCAGAAAAAGGATGTTGAAGTGATATTCATCCATCAAGCGTTTGTAGGCGAGGAGGTCGGTTTTTGCCGGGATGGTTCCTTTGATTTTTTTCCCGTTTTTATCAATGGCTTCAAACTCGAATTTTTCCATTTCACTTTGAATTTGCACCGCGGTTTCGTCCACGGTATTGATTTCTAAAATCGAAAAACCGAGATGGTTCAATTCGGTTCGGGCCGTGGCTTCATCTCCGGCATTGATGATGCCGGTTAAACGTTTCCCCTCGGGATTGGTGGCGGTGTATTTGAATTGCATTGATGCTATTTAATGGCGCTGAAAATCGTCTACTGCTTTGTCAGCTACGCCATTTCCCTCCTCACCGTACAGAATTTTGTACGGCTCGGAGTATAAATGGCTTGCTTCCTTGCATTAGTACGATTTTGATCGCCATTGGGTGAGTTGTAAATTGATGCTATTTAATGGCGGCCTCGATAAACCCTTTAAATAACGGATGTGGTTTGTTGGGGCGTGATAAAAATTCCGGATGGAATTGGCACCCGATCATAAAGGGATGATTTTTGAGTTCTACGATTTCCACGAGGTTGTCTTTTTCGTAAACTCCGGACACGATCAGTCCATTTTTTTCAAGAGGTTCCCGGAACGCGTTGTTGAATTCAAAGCGGTGGCGATGGCGTTCATTGACCAGGGTTGCATTGCCATATAATTTTGCGGTTTGAGTGCCGGGAGTGAGGCGACAGGGGTAAGAGCCTAAGCGGAGCGTGCCTCCTTTGGCGCGGTTTTTATGTTGCCCCGGGAGAAAATGAATGACGTAATGATCTTGAGTCAGTTTTTGTTCGTTTTCATCGTATTCTTCACTGGTGAGCTTGTTGTTTTTCAAGACTTCTCGGGCAAAGGCAATGGTCAGCATTTGCATGCCGAGGCACAAGCCCAAATAGGGGATTTTATTTTTGCGAGCATAATCCGCGGCCATGATTTTTCCTTCCAATCCGCGAGATCCAAATCCGCCGGTGACCACAATCCCGGCTGCGGATTGGAGTTCGGTCCAAACTTTTTTATTGTTTTTTTCGAGTTGTTCGGCTTCGACCCAGATGAGTTTGAGTTCTCGATCGGCGTGATAGCATGCGATTTTTAGAGATTCGATCACGCTGATGTACGCGTCGTCCAGACCGGTGTATTTGCCCACAAGCGCGATTTTGAGTTCTTTGCGTTTGGTGTAAATTTTGGCGACCAAGCTTTTCCAGTCCTTGAGATTGGGTTTGATTTTACCAAGCCCGAGTTTTTCTCCGATGATTTCCGTGATGTGATATTTTTGGAGATTGAGAGGCACTTCGTAAATGGATTTTTCAGCGGTTTTGGCCGGGATCACGGCTTCTTTTTCCACGTCGCAGAATAAGGCGATTTTGTCGATGATTTCTTCGTCGAGTTCGAAATCCGTGCGCGGAACAATGATGTCGGGTTGAATCCCGATGCTGCGCAGTTCGCGGACCGAGGCTTGCGTGGGTTTGGTTTTGAGCTCGCGCGAGGCCATCAGGTAAGGGAGCAGAGTGAGGTGAATGAAAAGCGTGTTTTTGGCACCGAGTTCATGCCGCAGTTGGCGAATGGCTTCGAGATAGGGGAGGCCTTCGATGTCTCCGACTGTGCCCCCGATTTCCACAATGAGGATGTCGGTTCCGCTTTTTTTGGCCGCGGCTTTGATTTTGTCTTTGATCGCATTGGTGATGTGCGGAATGATTTGAATGGTGCGCCCGAGAAATTCGCCTGCGCGTTCTTTTTGTAAAATTTCCGTGTAAATTTTTCCGGTCGTGACATTGGAAAGCATGGAACAGCTGGTGTCGATGAAGCGTTCGTAGTGGCCGAGATCGAGGTCGGTTTCGCCGGCATCGTCGGTCACAAACACTTCGCCGTGTTGGAACGGGCTCATGGTTCCGGGATCCACATTGATGTAGGGATCGAGTTTTTGTGGAAAAACTTTAAATCCGGCGGTCTTGAGCAAAGCGCCGATGGAGGCACTGGTGATTCCTTTTCCAAGAGAGGAACACACTCCACCGGTAACGAAGATGTATTTTGTGGGCATTACGAGAGGGAATTAGAAGAAATTAGAAATGATGAATTTTAGATTTTAAATTAAATCCTACAACCCCACTTTTTCACGGACTTCTTCCAGCGTTTTTTGGGCAAGACCGCGGGCGCGATTCGCTCCGTCTTTTAGGACGTCT
This genomic interval from Candidatus Gracilibacteria bacterium contains the following:
- the dnaG gene encoding DNA primase — its product is MPDIVLDIKSRLNIEDVVSRYVPLKRTGRSLKACCPFHAEKTPSFVVSPERQLAYCFGCHKGGDMFAFIQEIEGLDFKGAIDLLADIAGIDKAMYQEHFNAAPKISKDHKVELYGINNSARDFYSNFLWTTKEGKDVLNYLEKRAITAQTIRDFEIGLSPDSFEATSAALFQKNHSKQDLLELGLLISKDTNGEKTHDRFRGRLMFPIWDNQGRIVGFGGRALKPDDEPKYLNSPESVIYHKGDTIYGYHKAKAAIRKDDLVIVVEGYMDLIASHQAGITNVVASSGTAFTPEQFKVLTRLTKNVALSFDTDRAGEEALMRAVLLGQTFNLNMRVIRVPDGKDPDECIKKDPELWKQAIQTAPNYLDYYLKEAGKRFPIQDIEGKKQACAFFLPLLKHASSLEQDHFIRELGFLLQTDPQFIYDEFNRVKKMPSYEKSPARETSKTKASGIPAKATFSQAEYLLGLLLRFPTKVTVEAVSLPDEVFDERTKKIYKRVADLYNSAAFNDAVLVLGALDEEEKRYFEAMMIFAEMRNAELSDDLLAEEIRKAAKQTLLARKENEAVRLMHEIRVAQDEKDVDRERELFQKYSCLYQS
- the greA gene encoding transcription elongation factor GreA — its product is MTSTKKTAVDPKVITKSAGPAVPLPPPLQTDDDKATFVTKDGLKQIQDELDELRDVRRREVAGRLQEAISYGDLSENSEYEEAKNEQAFVEGRILELEEKIKHAKIITHKHGKVVELGSVVGIKRIKPREGEREEFTIVGSTEADPLNQRISNESPIGAAVLDHKVGDEVEARTPGGKVTYEIVSLK
- a CDS encoding CTP synthase, with the translated sequence MPTKYIFVTGGVCSSLGKGITSASIGALLKTAGFKVFPQKLDPYINVDPGTMSPFQHGEVFVTDDAGETDLDLGHYERFIDTSCSMLSNVTTGKIYTEILQKERAGEFLGRTIQIIPHITNAIKDKIKAAAKKSGTDILIVEIGGTVGDIEGLPYLEAIRQLRHELGAKNTLFIHLTLLPYLMASRELKTKPTQASVRELRSIGIQPDIIVPRTDFELDEEIIDKIALFCDVEKEAVIPAKTAEKSIYEVPLNLQKYHITEIIGEKLGLGKIKPNLKDWKSLVAKIYTKRKELKIALVGKYTGLDDAYISVIESLKIACYHADRELKLIWVEAEQLEKNNKKVWTELQSAAGIVVTGGFGSRGLEGKIMAADYARKNKIPYLGLCLGMQMLTIAFAREVLKNNKLTSEEYDENEQKLTQDHYVIHFLPGQHKNRAKGGTLRLGSYPCRLTPGTQTAKLYGNATLVNERHRHRFEFNNAFREPLEKNGLIVSGVYEKDNLVEIVELKNHPFMIGCQFHPEFLSRPNKPHPLFKGFIEAAIK
- a CDS encoding SemiSWEET family transporter, whose product is MDPIQFIGYLSGFIISVALTPQVFQAWKTKSTKDISLPWTLSLLVGLLLYFIYGVGIKEMPIIVMNGLETSLVLALIVAKLIYK
- a CDS encoding DedA family protein; the protein is MGLTEFLAEHITRFIEIAGYTGVTLLMILESMVFPVPSEAVMPFAGFLIADGKFTWLGVILASTTGSLIGSMLSYWIGLYGGNPFLKRYGRYFLLNETHLHQTERFFQRHGEPTIFISRFIPIVRHLISLPAGLSRMKLWKFCLYTLLGAGLWNTFLAWVGFKLMQNWNTVIKYSETIDLAVLAVIVVGGGWVVWRHVKKSK
- a CDS encoding prolipoprotein diacylglyceryl transferase; translated protein: MQFKYTATNPEGKRLTGIINAGDEATARTELNHLGFSILEINTVDETAVQIQSEMEKFEFEAIDKNGKKIKGTIPAKTDLLAYKRLMDEYHFNILFLAPASATEQEKQNLRTSGIEALKNQYDLQSHELDTSGIKAEVETPEFLAQKKIVIDEVDQILNRIKTILTTFETKLSPEKKSIIQGYIDKLLRIKASNNLDYILNTCKDLLKKIQEEEMFLETQEHGQERQSILLESQKMMMELNKSMAPKLGFIADLQNKTAFLKKKLEGSSLNFLVGPLQSIENYFKDPPDLAPLKTELRVVKNKRWDALRLVFKSPKETRGVAIDSVKNLFAQEKIIKHKIKAVQGLRHEKNLVIRHEKHLYLVEEISVFTGWLLFFYLGYYFLGHYVITKNIPLQPVLGIPFDLGESVLFKYLLPVVFLIHSAATLKLIFFIKSRLADPILIVLTFFLSLMVVFNFGFMLPILFEIGPFTILSLWAVSLIGFILGTLIFLKKAKYERLNLNLILEHSLSLLVGIILFSRITFFITNWGYFSPLSIGGFLKHVIFFWTPGFSFWGGVIGALLFLYYHCRLNHEKLGDWINAMIIPFFVGIMIGNIGQLMDGQGYGHETILPWGISFESTNVKYTVPVHPTQIYSFLAILLILTTKKYVQKKCPFLVEEKNWTLFAVNAYALSRFIIEFFRGDDTLQFGPVRIGYITSFVLFVVTAHFLYKKVKNPLPSNDSNLGISANFSVFLIFLIAFPDRRFVTGSRALYYFSCGLSDLFIWNPGFAVTRFAPASNSRCHTWEATCAPSESWVLCCCGFVMKTSPSSACDFYWSSSF
- the rpoD gene encoding RNA polymerase sigma factor RpoD is translated as MARTRKFISHFTDEKLAKYPPEVRKLVEKGRERGFVTQQELLQAIPNIEEDVLLLDEVYTLFLDLGVDVLDVKDHLIWDKTKEEEVKPEKGKGKKGKKEKAGTEKEEKEGDVGDEELEKEEALTSEEVDKKARKEVELSEIANDSIRMYLCEIGKVDLLNAKEEADLARRIKRGDQSAKKQLAEANLRLVVSIAKKYIGRGLSFLDLIQEGNIGLFRAVEKFDPDRGFKFSTYATWWIRQAITRAIADQARTIRIPVHMVETINKLTHTQRRLVQELGREPLVEELAVEMAMDIKKVRHILKISQDIVSLEAPVGSEEDSKLGDFIEDSDSLSPADLTNRNIIKENIRVMLQYLSPRERKIIEMRFGLKDGIGHTLEEVGQEFGVTRERIRQIEAKVLQKLKEHPTSIKIRL